The Drosophila teissieri strain GT53w chromosome X, Prin_Dtei_1.1, whole genome shotgun sequence genome has a segment encoding these proteins:
- the LOC122624544 gene encoding ubiquitin-conjugating enzyme E2 4, producing the protein MSSDQVNSQPETEAQAEAAVEAVAETEVDGEPEVLSLASVASSVEETQAPSTSHSHRPAGKSSEAPLTGCVVRIKRELQDIRKHPPPNCSADLHHGDLLRWTAGVNGPAGSVYEGGHFRLDIRFPASYPFRPPRIRFTTRIYHCNVDSRGAICLDVLGERWSPVMNVAKVLLSIYVLMSECNPDDPLVMCIADQYKTNRREHDKIARHWTKLFAMTKVQDKKGEKDADQQNQEPNPMPSQPAD; encoded by the exons ATGTCCAGCGATCAGGTGAATTCccaaccggaaacggaagcgcaAGCGGAGGCGGCAGTGGAAGCGgtagcggaaacggaagtggatGGTGAACCCGAAGTGCTCTCGCTAGCCAGTGTGGCCAGCTCCGTGGAAGAGACCCAGGCACCCAGCACCAGTCACAGTCACCGTCCTGCGGGCAAGTCCTCGGAGGCACCACTCACTGGCTGTGTGGTGCGAATCAAGCGCGAACTGCAGGACATTCGGAAACATCCGCCGCCGAATTGCAGCGCCGATTTGCATCACGGGGATCTTCTTCGCTGGACGGCAGGCGTGAATGGGCCAGCTGGCTCCGTTTACGAGGGCGGTCACTTCCGGCTGGATATACGATTTCCGGCCAGCTATCCCTTCCGGCCGCCACGCATCCGGTTTACCACCCGCATCTACCACTGCAACGTGGACAGTCGCGGCGCCATTTGCCTGGACGTCCTCGGCGAACGCTGGTCGCCGGTGATGAACGTGGCCAAG GTTCTACTTTCTATTTACGTGCTGATGAGTGAGTGCAATCCAGATGATCCACTAGTCATGTGCATTGCCGATCAGTACAAGACAAACCGCAGGGAGCACGACAAAATTGCCAGGCACTGGACGAAGCTGTTTGCGATGACCAAAGTGCAGGATAAGAAAGGAGAAAAGGACGCGGATCAGCAAAATCAGGAACCAAATCCAATGCCAAGTCAGCCAGCAGATTAG